Genomic window (Candidatus Neomarinimicrobiota bacterium):
CAATACTTTGGTATGGCTTGTAATCCAGAAGATGAAATGACAAGGTCCAAAAAGGAGCGTTTTAATGAATAAATATAGGATGAATTTTCGGCGATTGGGCCCTCAGCAGTTAATCCGAAACCTGCCATGTTTAAATCCATTTGCTGAAGGTGGTTTTCGCGATTTCCATCTCGAAGTGTTACATCCATCACAGAAGATAATTTTTCTCCATATCGAGCCGGAAATGCCCCGGCAAAAAAATCAATTCGTTCAATAAATTCAGTATCTACCATGGTGACAGGACCTCCGCCCTTTCCTTGTTCAGGATAATGGTTAGGGTAAGGTATCTCAAGAAAATCCATTATAAATAAATTTTCTCCAGGGGAACCACCGCGGACGATTATTTCATTTGTCTGATCTGATCCCGATACGACAGAAGGTAACGATTGCATCATAGCCATAATATCGTAAGCGCCGATTGGGTCAGAACGAATTTCCTCAATATCAACGGTTCGGCTACTTGTGACTGCATCTTTTGTTTTTTCAAAATATGTTACTGTTACCTCAACACTTTTGCCCTGCAAAACTTGAGGATGTAAATCAAAATTTGTGATTGTATTCCGTTTTGGCACAATATGAATATTCGCCCGTTTCACCTGTTCATATCCAATCATGGAAACATGGATTACATAAGATCCAACAGGAAGATTTTCAATTCTGAAATTTCCTCCTTCATCTGTTGCAGCGCCGATTTCCGTTTCGCTTACAATGACATTCACCCCGATTAATGGTTGGTGTGTGAACACATCGCGAATCAGTCCCGTAAGTGTGCCTGTTTGGCCGAATACTAATCCCAAATACAAGGGAACTAATTGCAATTTATTCATTGTTAAATATTGGTTTAATTCAATATCAATTATTGTGAAATAGTTGGCTGAATCCCCTCGGAAATCAATACCTTTCTCCAGCTTTCGAGTTTTTTCATTCTATCTACCTTATTCATTTTTGGATTCAAAATAGTGCTACAAGAAGTTGGGCTTGGTTTCCAATTCACATCCTCCGAGATTTTTAATAAATTAAAAACACCCATTGCTGTTTTATCTTTCATTGATGACACCCCGATTGGAATCTGCAAAATATCTGATATGAATTGTAAAAGTGGTGTCCTCGCCCCACCACCACTGACAGTGATAAAATCTGGACTTAACGATTGAACATGGTTTACTGTGGAAAAAATATCATGTATTAAAAATCCAATTGATTCCATTCCGGCTCTAATAATTTCATTCTTTTCAGGATTGGCTGGGAACCCATGAAGTGAATTTGATTTACCGGACACCCAGTACGGTGCTGCTATTCCCCAAAAACCTGGGAAAAACACTCCAGATGATTCTGTTTTGCTGCATCGTTCTTCCCACACCATTTCTCGGTGAGGAATACCAAGATCTGTTTCCAACCAATAAAAAAGAGAATTACATGCGTTAATTGTCCCCTCTAAAATATAGTAACGCTCAGATTGCGATGACCAAAGCACGCTACTTAATAATCCATTTATTCTTGTTGGATTCTCACCAGAATTGATTTGAAGTGAACCTGATGTTCCAAGGTTGATTGCAACTGACTCTTCCGCCCACCCACCTTGTCCGATTAATGCGGCTTGTTGATCGCCAATGACGCAATAGAGCGGAATTGCATCATCGTTGATTTCAACCAACCCAAAATCATGTAAGGTTGGTTTTACTTCTGGCAGAACATCGGAAGTTGCCCCAAAAAGGGAACAAAGATCGTCGTCCCATTCTAACGATTCCAACCCCATCATAATGGATCGGCATGCAATGGACCCATCTACAAAACATTTTCCTGTAAGCGAATGTGTCAAAAAGGAACTGAGTGGACCAAACCATGCAGACTTATTTTCAATTGCTGAAGCTAAAAAAGGATTATTCCTGATAAGATGTAGAAATTTAGGTCCTCCAAAATGTCCGCTTAATGGTTGTCCGGTTTTTTCAAAAATTGTATTTTTTAATGACTGAAGTTCATTTTCAATGTTTTTTGCTCTATTGTCTTGCCAGCTGATTGCAGGTGTAAGTGGTTTCAAATTTTGTTTATCCCAAAATAGAAATGTGGATCTTTGTACTGCAAGCCCCATGCACTTTATTGTTTCACTTATAGATTTTGAAAATTTGATAGCTTCAGAAATAAGCGTAACACATGCGGTTGCAATATCAATCGGATCTGATTCTACATGATGAAGTTTGGGACGGTGTAGCAGATGCTTAATTCTATTTGAATACAGCACATCGCCAACTGCATTAAACAAAAAAGCTTTTGTAGAAGATGTACCTTGGTCTAAAACTAGATAGAGAGACAATGCTCTAAAGCGTCAATCCGCTACGGTAATATTGTAGAGAGTTTCAAATTCTTCCGTCGGAAGCATTTGGATGGCATCCCAGGTAAGCTTAGTGCAGACTTTAGCACAAATTTGGCAGCCAATACATTCGTCGAAACGAATTTGAACAGGAGGAATAGGAATATTATATTTTTGCGCTGGAACAGGTTGAATACAATCCACCGGACAAAAAGGAACACAGACTTGACATCCTGTGCAATTGTCCTCGTCAACTACGGCTATTAATCTAGGTTTTTTCTTTTTCTTATTGATCTTTTCCGCTGGATCGGGAACAGTTTTGTAATGATCGTAATTATATGTGTCTGGCATGATTTAAGTTAAAAGTATCTTGGAAATTTAGGAAAAAGTTTTGGATAAGGACAAGAAACCAATCTTATTTAATCTCAAATTTCTTTTGATGAAAAAAAAATCCATGTAAATTCGAAAACGTTTGACAGGCAATGTAATCTGCCATTACTAAAAACTTTACAATTAGGAGCAAAAAAATGACATACATCATAGCAGAACCTTGTGTAGGAGTTTGCGATACAGCTTGTGTTGAAGTCTGTCCAGTTGATTGTATCCATCACACCCAAGATGATGCAGGCGAAGTGGTAAAACAAAAATTAGAAGCTGGTGAAGATATTGAAGGACTTACACTTTATATAAATCCTGAGGAATGTATTGATTGCGGAGCATGTGAACCGGAATGTCCGGTTGAAGCTATTTTTGAAGAAAGCGAAACTCCCGAAGAGTGGCATAAATTCATTGCAATGAATTATGAACACTTTGGGCAAACACCGCCAAGCTAATTAATTAACCAGCTCCTGAAAAAACGGTTGTTGGATTTGCAACAACCGTTTTTTTCTATACTATCATCTAAATTATGAACCAGTCCCAAGTTATTGACATTCTGAAATCTGTACTCTATCCCGGATTTAGTAGGGATATTGTTTCGTTTGGGATGGTTGATAATATACATATCGATGATAAATCAATTGTCATCACATTAAAATTGTCAACCCAGCAAGATGATAAAAAAGAAGCTGTGGTAAAGCTTGTGCAAGAAAAACTGGATTCCACGG
Coding sequences:
- a CDS encoding 4Fe-4S binding protein, with product MPDTYNYDHYKTVPDPAEKINKKKKKPRLIAVVDEDNCTGCQVCVPFCPVDCIQPVPAQKYNIPIPPVQIRFDECIGCQICAKVCTKLTWDAIQMLPTEEFETLYNITVAD
- a CDS encoding ferredoxin family protein, coding for MTYIIAEPCVGVCDTACVEVCPVDCIHHTQDDAGEVVKQKLEAGEDIEGLTLYINPEECIDCGACEPECPVEAIFEESETPEEWHKFIAMNYEHFGQTPPS